Genomic DNA from Bacillota bacterium:
GCAACCAAATTTCGACCCGTCCTGAGACCTTGCACTCTCGACCCATGTTAAAACCCTTTTCCTTCTTTAGAAAATTTAACACCATAACGAAGTCCCTACCAATACCTCTCCACCTTTAGTCACTGTTAGGAGCTATCAGCCCTAATATCAGGCGTTAGGCGAACCCCATCGCCGGTTCTACCCAACATTGCTGCCGAACTAGTATCATGCTCATGAGTCGCTTTGTCCTTCAGCTCTGGTGCTAAGGCTGGTCAACCGCGAGGCATCATACCTCCGACTTAGTCGGGGATGATTGACTACTTAGGAGCATATTGGATGATCTATCCAACTTATATTTTCGATATTAATTGACAAAATCCTGCTTTTTTTGGTAAAAATTATTACAAGACCTGATCCCAAAACCTGCGCTCAGGAGGAAGCATTATCGTGGGGGTTATTAAACGAGGAGAGCGCATGAGGTCACCGGTCACATCTCTATTGCTTTTTGCCGGATTAGAACCGCATTGGGAGTCGCCAACATGGACTGCAATCGGGGCCATCGGACAATGGGCAGGCGCCTTGGCGACGACCGGCGCGGTCGTTGTAGTGCTAAAAGCAGCACGAGACGCTACCGCATGAACAAGAGACCGCATAACAGCGTAAAAAGATGAATAGAATTACTAAAAAATGAAGGTTCATCTAAAAGGGGGCTAAACCTCTATGTCATATATTGAGGTTGCCAGGGGTATTCGGCTTTTTTACGAAGACTGGGGTTCAGGGCCGGTTATTCTTTTCCTCCATGGCTGGACTATGAGCCACAAAGTCTGGGCCTACCAAACTTCGGAGTTGGCCTACCGCTTTCGTACAATAGCTCTGGATTTGAGGGGTCACGGAAGTTCAGATAAACCCTTCAGCGCCTATTCTTATCAGGAGTATGCCAATGACATACAAAACTTCATAAGGAAACTGGATTTATGGGAAGTCACCCTGGTGGGTTGGTCCATGGGAGCAGCTATCGGCATAGAGTATTTGAGACTCTTCGGAGACCGGGTAGCCAAGTTTGTATCTGTAGCTGGAGCTGTGCCCAAATATGTGGCTGGCCCTGATTGGCCCTATGGCTTGCCCTTGGATACTATCCAAGCCTGGTTAACTGGTCTACGTCACCAACGACCAGAATTAGCCGAAGAATTTTCTTCAGCCATATTTAAAAGTGATACCGTCGGTAGGATGACTAAGCATTGGATCTGGGAGATAATCATGGAGGCTTCCTGGGTCGCTGCTACACGCAGCTTGATGTCCCTGCGGGACGCCGACCTCCGGGACTTTGTCCCTAAAATCCGGGTTCCAACTGCAATTTTTCACGGCGCCAGGGACGATATAACCTACCTCGAGGCGGCGACATGGATGGCCGCCCACCTTCCCCAGGCCAGATTGATTATATTTACAGAAAGCGGTCATGCTCCCTTCATTGACGAGATTGATAAATTCAATAGAGAAATCGAACGGTTTATATTGGAATAGCACCGACAATCATATTGATGTCTAACGGGTTTACCCCATGCGACCCGGGGCAGCTACCACCCTGTCCTTGCCTTGCTTCTTCGCCCTCCTGAGCGCGTCATCGGCCGCCTGTATCAGGTCGGAGGGGCTATCGGCATCCTCGGGAAAGGTAGAGATTCCAACTGATATAGTGAGTCGCTTGTGTGGGAAGGGGACTGACGCTATGGAAGCCTTCAGCCTCTCGGCTATGGCCCGCGACCTTTCCTTGTCCGTATCGGGCAGTATCACCACAAATTCATCTCCTCCATAACGAGCCAGAACATCTTTGTCCCTCAGATTAGCCTTAATAGCCTCTGATAGAAGAAGCAATACTCGATCCCCCTCAGGATGGCCGTAAGTGTCGTTTATGTCTTTAAAATCGTCTGCATCTATGAAGACTAGCGATAGACATTGAGAGGCTGTCCTTGCACGATTTAGTTCAAATCTCAACCGTTCTTTGAAGTATCCATGGTTGTAAAGCCCGGTGAAGTTATCCCTTATAGCTCCCTCATAGGCTCTCCACAGCTCCCGTTCTCGCCTCCTCAACTTCTCTGCCATAAACCCAACGCAAAGGGAAGCTAAAACTGTGAGCCCGAGCATCAAGAAGGTATCTGCAAATCCAATCCTTCCAAGGTTTATCAAGAGCCTTCTCTTCTCATTCTCTGTAAGGAGGACGACAGCCGTGCTTATAATGGCGTTGGCCAGGCTGCCCTTAAACCCATAGTAATAGGCCAGGAGAATCGCGGGCAGGAAGTAAATATGCCAGATCGTATTTTTAAAGGTCTCTTTACCGCCCTCTCCAAGCTCCTTCCACACAGGAATGACATAAAGGCAAAGGCAGATAAGCCCGATTGCAACGCGTGTAAGCCTTGTGAAATGCCCAGCGGCGAAAACTTGTTTTCCATTCTCGCAAACGTAGGCATTAAAAACCGCTTCTTTGTGGATCATCCATTGCTACCTCCCAAGAGAACCCGCCGCTAAAGGTTCAGCGACCTTATTTGAACAAAAAACAGCTTTTGAGGTTAGCCTTTCCAGGTAATGGCAAAATGTCTCTACAACCTGTGGATCGAACTGGGTGCCGGAGCATCTCTTAAGCTCCACGATAGCCGCCTCTTTCGGTATAGCCGGCCTGTAAATCCGCTCCGAGGTCATGGCATCAAAGCTATCAGCTACGCAAAGGATCCTCGCGCCCAACGGTATGTCTCCATCGTCTATTCTGTGGGGATAGCCCCGGCCGTCGAACCGCTCGTGATGGTGCAATATCATGCGGGCAATATCGCCAAGCCCGGGGATGTCCTGGAGGATCTCATAACCCAGGAGTGGATGTTTTCGTATCTCCGCCCACTCTTCATCTGAGAGCTTACCGGGCTTGTGAAGATACGCCCCGGGGATCCCGATCTTCCCCACATCATGAAGCAGTCCTGCGAGGTAAATAGCCTTTTGCTCAGAAGCGCGAAGCCCCATTGTCTCCGCGATGGACCTTGAGTATTCAGCCACTTTTCTCGAGTGCTCCGCGGTATAGTGGTCGCGGGCATCGAGGGCTTTACTCAGGGCGATGACGGTCCCCAAAAACGTATCCTCCAATTGCTCTGCCCGTTGAAGGGCCATTCTTCTCATCTCTATAAGTTCGTGTATGATAAGCGCCACAAATGAATAGATGCCCCAGGCGAGCAGCAAAGTGAAAATGTGTTCGGCGCTCTTGATGTCCGATGGAACGTCAAAGGTGCGAGCCAAGAGTGGATTTGCCACAAACCGCGCTACCGCACTTATACCTGCGATCCCGAGCCCAAATGGCAGCGAGATGAGGCTTGCAAGCATGATAGGCAGAAAAAAGAGGAAGTCTATGGCGACATTTATGTAGTGCCCCTCTGCAGAGTAATCGATTGCCGCCAGGACTCCCAAGATATTAGAAGCGTGATGAGCTTCATCACGCGGTTATTGAATGTTCTGTCGGTCAGCTTTGAAATCAGCACTTCCAGCATAATTGGCCACCTTTCTAATCGTAGGGATCGTCAGAGATGGAGGCTCCAAATGAGTACGGCTCAGCTGGGTCCATAGTAGACAGATATACACCCTCATGATCCTGGAGCTCTGGCACCACCTGTTCGTCGACGGTGAGCAGGAGATTTTGGCCTTTAACTCTTTCCAGGAAGAAATTTACGATGTTCTTCGTACAATGATCTAAAACGTTTGAGCCTCAACCTCAAGTGATATAATCTATCCGTCTTCATCCTCAGATTTAGCTACCTGCCTAGAAATAAGCCCGAAAGCTACCAGGAAATATATAAGGGCTATTCTCTGTCTTGACCGTTCCTTCGTTCCTCCTACTCCATCGTTAATTCCCATTAGCTACCGTTCCCGTTACTTCTTTATACTTAATAATACTTATAATCCCTCGTATGCTATAGGTAAAGTCACAGAGACTCCAAGAAATATAACTATAAAATAGTCGTCGCCGGGGCTGTGGGTATGTGGTCAACGCGTAGCGTTGTCCAAGCATCTGTAGACCCTGTGGGTAACTCCGAAGGGGTTATCCATAAGTCCACAGATGCGCCATATCCACAGCCCAGGGCTTGAAGTTTTGGGGCTTTCTTGAGACAATGGCCTTAGGTTGGCAGGGGCAGGTCTTGATCCCCCCTGAGGCATAGCGGAATTCCACCGCTACGACTTCTTGTCTTAGACTGCCCCCCTGGTTCCTTGTGTGAACTTCTTACCCGTAAGCTGTCCGCTACCCAGATAGACCCTTATTCTCAGCAGGTAAGGGACGCAGCCTCTATCCGGTGTAGACAGTTCTCATCCCCTGGAATTGACCAAGAGATCAACCGCTTCCCGTTCCACTTTGAGGACCTCCTGTATGATGTTATGTCGCTGCAATATCAGCTAAATCAAAAACCCCTACCAGTACCTTTCCCCTTTATTCCCTGGTAGGAGCTATCAGCCCTAATAACGAGGGTTAAGCGAGCCCCATCTCCGATTGTATCTAATATTTATTACTATTATTTATTACTATCCGCCCATCATAGGGTCTTGTATTAAAATTCGATTAGAGAAGACGGCCTGAACCCCAGGTGTAGAGCCACTAATTGAAAATACATCGTACAGATTATCCAACCTATCTTTCGGTACAAATTGACAGAATCCTGCTTTTGGGTACAAATTTCATTATAAGGCCTGCTCTAAAAACTCGCGCTCAGGAGGAATCGTTGTCGTGGGGGGTATTAAAAGAGGCGGGCGCATAAGGTAGCCTGTCATTAAGAATCGGGATAGCCTAAAAAGTCACAACCCGGTCAGACCATACCACAAGGTTAACCAGGTCCTGCATCGTGGAAAGAGGACATAGCTCGTCGGGATTCTTCTGCCTGAGCTTAAGGCATGAACCGCAGGCTAGAATCTGTCCGCCGGCATCCAAAAAGGCCAGCATTTGTTCACGGACCTTAAATTTCTCATGGGTGATTTCTTCGCATTCAACGCCCTCGCCAAGGAGGAATGTTCTCACCTCGTGACCGTCTTTCAAGGCCTTCTCCCCAAATCTAAAGGCATTCCAGGCTTTTTCTGGATCCTTTGTTTGAATGATCATGCCGATCTTCACTTCATCTTACCCCCGTTCAGTTTTGCCAATTTGCAATATCTTTTGTGTAGCAGAGAGAGTCTCCGTAAGCCTTTCCAGCATCACTTCCCGCATAAGATCGCAGGCCTGAATGATTTTGGGGTTAGCGATTTTATAGAAGACATTCAACCCCTCTTTGCGTGACACAACAATCCCTTTCTCACGCAAGATCGCAAGATGCTGGGAAACGTTGCCTTTGCTGATACCCATCCTGGAGGCCAGCTCATCGACGTGCATTTCGCCTTCTCGGAGCAGGTTAATGATCTGTATACGTCTGGGACTTGCCAGGGCTTTACATACTCCTGCATGGAGCTCAAAGAGCATATCCTCGACGTTCATTTTATGGGTGACACCCCATTAGTTTAGTAATTTATAAATCTCATGTTTAGAAATAGCCTTCTTGATAGTTATTATATATCGAACTTCGGAACATGTAAAGGGGCTCAGCAATATACCGTTCTGCCGTTCTGCGTCGAGGGGTGTAGATGGGTGTTAAGCCACCAGAAAGGCAGCGCTGCAGGGCATCACAGTTGGCTGTACGCTTGCTGCTTAAAGATCCATATGGTTCTAAGGCTGATAGCCTTCTTGATGTTTCTGGTAGATTTTAGATTTCTCTTCTTGCGTAACGAGCCTGTCTATGATAACTGTCATGAGAATAATCCCTGTTACGCTTACGATCCAGCGCGTCAGGGCAAAGGCTGCACCAAGGGCAGATACCTCAAAGAGAAACATGGGTATCTTCAGAGTCGACCAGGCCCCAATGAATATAATCACGTTTGAAAACTTCGCCCCTTTTTTCATCATAACTGCGGCCACTGGGAACGCACCATAGAGAGGGCCCGCAGCGGCGGCACCCATGAAAATACTGAGTGCCACGCCGAGCGCGCCCGAGTGCTCGCCAAGGTACCTTATGATTGTCTCTCTGGGAACCCATACATCCAGAAGCCCTAAAAGGAGGAAGATAGGTGGGCAAACACCAAGCATCTCAGCGAAATTGAAATAGGTATGCCTGAATATCTCCTTTCCCGTCGCGGGATGTAAGACGAGGATGACGATATCTAGAAGCAGGATCGAGAGAAAGTACTTGTAGATCCTGGCAAGACTTTTCAATATTTCCGGGATACGCATGGTGCCCCTCATGAAACCACCATCCCTATGATAAAGGCTGCGATAAAGGAGAATAGGTACGCCAGGGCATTTCTAAGAAATGTTACTTTCTTCCCGAAGTACCTGATCTCAAGGGGAGCCGTCACGAAGCCCACCATCATCAATGTGGATATGAAGACTGCGATCTGCATTATCCCCGCGCCCCTGTCAAGCAGGGACTTGGCGAGTGGGAAAGCCACAAACCCAGGGATCAGGGTAATCGCACCAGCAACGGATGTAAAGAACATACCGAGCATCCCCGTCTTGCTACCGATAAGGCCTGCTACGATGTTTGGAGAGAGAAAGGTCAATACAAGCCCGACGATAGCAAGGACTGTAGCGAAGTCAGGGAGGATATTGAGGAAAGCCCGGAGGCCTTTAACCAGGGCAGCTCGGGTCTTATTCTTATCCTTAACGAAGGATGCGACAAGAAGGCTAATCGAGATTATGTAAAGGACCTGAGTAAACAACGAACAACCACTCCCTCCCGGCTCTTTTTTCAGTTGAATCTATGAAGAATTCCTATAGCTCCGGCCTTCTGTGCGCGGAATGGTTGGATCACTTTGTATCCAGGGCATCATAGCGCTCTAAGAAGGATTTTAGGGTGACGATATTCTGCCTTATCACCTCTACCCACGCCTGGAGCAATTCCTTCCCCTCAGGGGTTACTTCATAGAGTCGCCTTGCCGGCCCTGACCCTGTAGTGTCCCACTCGGACCGCACCATACCATCCTCCTCAAGCCTCCGTAAGTTGCGATAAACCATCCCGGGATCCTGATTCTCACCGTCGAAACCGAAGTCCCGTAGTCGCTCCATGAGATCGTATCCATGGGCGGGTTTCTCCCGCAAAAGTAGGAGAAGGCATGGCTCTATGAACCGTTCAATTCTCGAGCCTGAGTACCTACATCCGTGAGGTAGCTGGCTATGGCAAGAGTGATTCTCCATACGTCCACACATCCCAGGATCACATCCAATCCATATATGTGTTTAAGGCATATAAAGATTTATGATTCTATAATAATTAACATATAACAGAGTGTCAATACCTCCCCTTTATATTGCCAGAACGGCAGAACGGTGAACGGCAGGGTGCGTGTAATTTCTGACCACCTCCACCCCTGGTTGGAGTCGACCGGCAAGAAGCAACCATTAGGAATTGATGAAAGGGGAGGTATAGGACAATTCAAGTAAAGGCGGCCTTCCTTCATTCATTTATATATAACGACTCTCGGCACAATGATGTTCTGGAGGGGGATACTCTACGTTTGGTCCGGGATGTCGCCGGTTGGAATAAGAGCCTATCTTCCCCCAAGAACTACAATTTGAGTACATCTTCAAGTGGTTTGGGAAGGTTCATGCCCTCATTGGGGTAGACTTTGAGGTCAGGCCGGCCGAGATTGTGGGGTTGGTTGGGGATAATGGAGCGGGTAAATCAACCTTGATCAAGGTGCTATCTGGATATCACCTGGCCGATGAGGGTGAGATATACTTTGAGGGAAAGAAGGTGCATATTGGTTCGCCACGCGATGCTATATTTCAAAGCAAAGTTTGTCATATTGGATGAACCCACCATTGCTCTTTCCCTCAAGGAAGCAGAGCAGGTGCCAAACTTTATGAGGCAGCTAAAGAGGGAGGGAATTTCAGTAATTCACATTACTCACAACCTCCATCATGTGTTTCTAGATGCGGATAGATTTGTTGTCCTGAGTCGCGGGAAGAAGGTAACGGATGTCAGAAAAGAAGACACTTCTATAGAAGAACTATCCGAGCTGATAATCAGGGGCGCATCGAGCCAGGATACACAAGATATAGAGGGTCCGGGGAGAAGGGGGTGAGCCTGTGGAGAGGATTTCTATTTCTACCCCTGCATTGAAGGCTGATTTTACGAGGTCCTTCTTTCGTTACCGGTCATTTAGCGTCTTCCTGGTATTGGCAGCCCTGGTAGTGGTGTTTGGTCTCGTTTCCCCCTCCCAATTGAACATTACTCGGGCCCGCATAATCGCATCTTTACCAAATCTATTGTGAATCCTATCCAGAGTTCTATCAACCGCCGCCCGCTTTGCCTCCTTTGGATAATCATCAAACAGGGAGAGCTGTTTCTGATAGCGGCCCCGCTCGATCAGGTTGGATATGCTGACGCCAACAAGCCTGACCTTGCGCCACCTCTGCCAGTTGCGAATAAAAATCTCCCAGGCCTTCTGGGATATCGTCCTATCGGAGTCGGTGAAATTCCCTAGACTCTCGGACCTCGTTATGGTTATGAAATCCTCGTACCGCAGCTTGATCCCGATTGTCTTGCCAAGGTACCCCGCGCTCCTCAGCCTCCTTCCGACCTCATCAGAAAGCCTCAGGATATGCGCCTTCAAAACATCCTGGTCGGCGGTGTCCCTGGGGAGGGTGTATTCATTCGATAAAGATTTGATCGGGAAACCTGTGGGACGCACAGGGGAATCATCCATCCCCCAGGCCATCCCATATAATGCACGGCCCATAACGCCAAACTTTCGCTCCAGGAGATTCAGAGGATATCCTGCTAGCTCACCGATGGTTTTGATGCCCATGTGATTGAGGGCCTTCTCAGTCTTTTCCCCGACCCCGATCAATGCCCTTACAGGGAGAGGCCATATTTTCTCTGGGATATCTTCTCGCCTTATGAAAACCAACCCGTCGGGTTTTTGAAGATCCGAAGCCATTTTGGCAAGGAGCTTGTTCGGTGCGATTCCTATGGAACAGGTGAGGTCGAATTTCCCCTTCATCCGGGCCTTTATGAGACCTGCGATCTCTATGGGGGGGCCGTGTAACTTATCGCAGCCTGTAACGTCCAGGAAAGCCTCGTCTATAGAAAAGGGCTCCACAAGCGGTGTAAAGCTCTGGTATATCTTCAGGATTTCCAATGATACCTCAACATATCTTTGGATGCGCCCTTTGATAAATACGCCTTGAGGACATAGACGCGTGGCCTGCGAGACAGGCATGCCCGCTTTGACACCGAAAGGCCTGGCCTCGTATGACGCCGTGGATACCACGCTCCTGCCCTCCGGGTCGCCGCACACTATGACAGGCTTGCCTTTGAGAGCGGGGTTATCATGCTGTTCGACGGCGGCGAAGAAGGCGTTCATATCAACATGGAGAATATGACGCTCAGGGTTCGGCATGTTCGGCATAGCCGTCACTCCCCATTCCAGGAGATTCGCCGAATCGTCCCGCACTTATACTACCAGAGGTCCGGGAATTTGGCAATATACATCTCTTCCACCATGATTTTTCACCATCTTCACATCCGTCATTCCTGCAACATTCCTACAATCTCCGGGTTAAGCCTAAGCCTAAGCCTAAGCCCTATGCTACCAGACATGAACCAACACTAAGCTATATCCAATGTTAACTGTTAACGTAGGATTGCGTCACGATTGCTTCAACCAGGCCTGTAATATGCTAGCATTTTTTACTGCATGGCCCTTATGACAGTTGTTGAAGAATACGAACGTGATGTCAACGAGGCTATCGAGGTGTTTTATCCGTGGGATCCATTCCTTTAGCTCCTCTTCCGAGTAGAGGTAATTATATCTCTCCCAGGGCTGCTCGTGCTTCCACCACTTTTCGGCATTTCGCCCGTGAAATCTTATATATGCGACCCGGGAAGTAACCTTTATGATCGGGGGGACGAGCCCTCTCAGCCTGGGCTCGTCGACCGCACAGAAGCCGAGACCCTCTGCCTGCAGGACCGCGAATATATCTTCCTTGAGCCAGCTTATATTCCTGAATTCTACCACGATGGGAATCTCGGGGATAAGCTCTGGAAGCCGGCGGATGTAGTCGAGATTTTCGGGGCTATTTTTGAAACCCCAGGGGAACTGGAGGAGAACGCACC
This window encodes:
- a CDS encoding alpha/beta hydrolase, translated to MSYIEVARGIRLFYEDWGSGPVILFLHGWTMSHKVWAYQTSELAYRFRTIALDLRGHGSSDKPFSAYSYQEYANDIQNFIRKLDLWEVTLVGWSMGAAIGIEYLRLFGDRVAKFVSVAGAVPKYVAGPDWPYGLPLDTIQAWLTGLRHQRPELAEEFSSAIFKSDTVGRMTKHWIWEIIMEASWVAATRSLMSLRDADLRDFVPKIRVPTAIFHGARDDITYLEAATWMAAHLPQARLIIFTESGHAPFIDEIDKFNREIERFILE
- a CDS encoding GGDEF domain-containing protein; the encoded protein is MIHKEAVFNAYVCENGKQVFAAGHFTRLTRVAIGLICLCLYVIPVWKELGEGGKETFKNTIWHIYFLPAILLAYYYGFKGSLANAIISTAVVLLTENEKRRLLINLGRIGFADTFLMLGLTVLASLCVGFMAEKLRRRERELWRAYEGAIRDNFTGLYNHGYFKERLRFELNRARTASQCLSLVFIDADDFKDINDTYGHPEGDRVLLLLSEAIKANLRDKDVLARYGGDEFVVILPDTDKERSRAIAERLKASIASVPFPHKRLTISVGISTFPEDADSPSDLIQAADDALRRAKKQGKDRVVAAPGRMG
- a CDS encoding HD-GYP domain-containing protein, producing MLASLISLPFGLGIAGISAVARFVANPLLARTFDVPSDIKSAEHIFTLLLAWGIYSFVALIIHELIEMRRMALQRAEQLEDTFLGTVIALSKALDARDHYTAEHSRKVAEYSRSIAETMGLRASEQKAIYLAGLLHDVGKIGIPGAYLHKPGKLSDEEWAEIRKHPLLGYEILQDIPGLGDIARMILHHHERFDGRGYPHRIDDGDIPLGARILCVADSFDAMTSERIYRPAIPKEAAIVELKRCSGTQFDPQVVETFCHYLERLTSKAVFCSNKVAEPLAAGSLGR
- a CDS encoding DsrE family protein; this encodes MGMIIQTKDPEKAWNAFRFGEKALKDGHEVRTFLLGEGVECEEITHEKFKVREQMLAFLDAGGQILACGSCLKLRQKNPDELCPLSTMQDLVNLVVWSDRVVTF
- a CDS encoding winged helix-turn-helix transcriptional regulator codes for the protein MNVEDMLFELHAGVCKALASPRRIQIINLLREGEMHVDELASRMGISKGNVSQHLAILREKGIVVSRKEGLNVFYKIANPKIIQACDLMREVMLERLTETLSATQKILQIGKTERG
- a CDS encoding permease; this translates as MRIPEILKSLARIYKYFLSILLLDIVILVLHPATGKEIFRHTYFNFAEMLGVCPPIFLLLGLLDVWVPRETIIRYLGEHSGALGVALSIFMGAAAAGPLYGAFPVAAVMMKKGAKFSNVIIFIGAWSTLKIPMFLFEVSALGAAFALTRWIVSVTGIILMTVIIDRLVTQEEKSKIYQKHQEGYQP
- a CDS encoding permease, with the protein product MFTQVLYIISISLLVASFVKDKNKTRAALVKGLRAFLNILPDFATVLAIVGLVLTFLSPNIVAGLIGSKTGMLGMFFTSVAGAITLIPGFVAFPLAKSLLDRGAGIMQIAVFISTLMMVGFVTAPLEIRYFGKKVTFLRNALAYLFSFIAAFIIGMVVS
- a CDS encoding PadR family transcriptional regulator; its protein translation is MENHSCHSQLPHGCRYSGSRIERFIEPCLLLLLREKPAHGYDLMERLRDFGFDGENQDPGMVYRNLRRLEEDGMVRSEWDTTGSGPARRLYEVTPEGKELLQAWVEVIRQNIVTLKSFLERYDALDTK
- the dinB gene encoding DNA polymerase IV; the protein is MRDDSANLLEWGVTAMPNMPNPERHILHVDMNAFFAAVEQHDNPALKGKPVIVCGDPEGRSVVSTASYEARPFGVKAGMPVSQATRLCPQGVFIKGRIQRYVEVSLEILKIYQSFTPLVEPFSIDEAFLDVTGCDKLHGPPIEIAGLIKARMKGKFDLTCSIGIAPNKLLAKMASDLQKPDGLVFIRREDIPEKIWPLPVRALIGVGEKTEKALNHMGIKTIGELAGYPLNLLERKFGVMGRALYGMAWGMDDSPVRPTGFPIKSLSNEYTLPRDTADQDVLKAHILRLSDEVGRRLRSAGYLGKTIGIKLRYEDFITITRSESLGNFTDSDRTISQKAWEIFIRNWQRWRKVRLVGVSISNLIERGRYQKQLSLFDDYPKEAKRAAVDRTLDRIHNRFGKDAIMRARVMFNWEGETRPNTTTRAANTRKTLNDR
- a CDS encoding DUF72 domain-containing protein yields the protein MILIGTSGFSYKDWIGEFYPTGIKAGDMLRHYATRFPAVELDFSYYTMPSARTMASLDRKTPDGFCFCIKAHKSMTHEVDLKAPQEAFKQFLMGIAPVIESKKIGCVLLQFPWGFKNSPENLDYIRRLPELIPEIPIVVEFRNISWLKEDIFAVLQAEGLGFCAVDEPRLRGLVPPIIKVTSRVAYIRFHGRNAEKWWKHEQPWERYNYLYSEEELKEWIPRIKHLDSLVDITFVFFNNCHKGHAVKNASILQAWLKQS